GGAATTATTTGTAGGGGCGCTGAAAGCCATCGCGCCGGTCCTGGTCCTGGTTCTCGTGATGGCTTCCATCGCGCAGCACCAAAAAGGCCAGCAGACCAATATGAAAACCATTATTGCTTTATATCTTACGGCGACGTTTTCCGCTGCCCTGGTGGCTGTGTTTTTCAGTTTCGCTTTCCCTGTGAGCATCGCGCTGACAGAAGGGACTGAAGAGTTAACGGCCCCCGGCGGAGTGGCTGAAGTTCTGACCACATTGGTATTGAACGTTGTCGATAACCCCATCAGTGCGCTTGCGGATGCGAACTACATCGGAATTTTAGCTTGGGCCATCGTCCTGGGACTGGCGCTCCGAAGCGCTTCCGACTCAACAAAAACGGTGCTGGCCAATTTCTCGGATGCGGTCACCCGAATGGTTGGATGGGTCATCCGGTTCGCGCCGCTCGGTATTATGGGGCTCGTCATCGCGGCGATCACGACAAATGGATTGACCGCGTTGCTCGGCTACGGGGAATTACTGGTCCTGTTGATCGGCTGTATGCTCTTTGTGGCGTTTGTGGTTAATCCGCTCATCGTCTATGCTAATATCCGCCAAAATCCCTATCCGCTTGTTTGGACGTGCATTAAGGAAAGCGGCGTTACTGCCTTTTTCACCCGAAGTTCCGCTGCAAATATTCCGGTGAACATGCGGTTGAGCGACAAACTGGGGCTGGACCGGGATACGTATTCTGTGTCCATTCCGCTCGGGGCCACCATCAATATGACGGGAGCCGCCATTACGATTACGATTCTGACACTTGCGGCCGTCCATACGCTAGGCATTGAAGTGGACCTCGCGACAGCCGTTC
Above is a genomic segment from Planococcus lenghuensis containing:
- the sstT gene encoding serine/threonine transporter SstT; this translates as MRILKTWNRISLVKQIALGLILGIGLAVLFPEAAEPLAILGELFVGALKAIAPVLVLVLVMASIAQHQKGQQTNMKTIIALYLTATFSAALVAVFFSFAFPVSIALTEGTEELTAPGGVAEVLTTLVLNVVDNPISALADANYIGILAWAIVLGLALRSASDSTKTVLANFSDAVTRMVGWVIRFAPLGIMGLVIAAITTNGLTALLGYGELLVLLIGCMLFVAFVVNPLIVYANIRQNPYPLVWTCIKESGVTAFFTRSSAANIPVNMRLSDKLGLDRDTYSVSIPLGATINMTGAAITITILTLAAVHTLGIEVDLATAVLLSVLAAVCACGASGVAGGSLLLIPLAASLFGIPADIAMQVVGVGFIIGVLQDSFETALNSSTDVLFTATAEYKKDLNGAEEPETQHAFDIEEPAEDLANS